GCCTGCTGGACATCTCCAGCGAGGCCCTGTCGGACCGGGCGAACCTGGTGCAGGCGCAGATCACCGCCGATCCGGCCCGGGCCGACGCCGTCCTGGCCGCGACCGCGACCGCGCTGGGCGGTCAGGACACCCGGGTCGTGCTCATCGCCGCCGACGGCACCCTGTCCGGCGCCAGCCCGGTGGCGGTCCGGGCCGCCCAACAAGCCGGGGCGACCGGGGCGGTGGCCGGCCGGTCGGTGTCGGGCCGGGCGACGACCGGTGGCGAGCTGCAACTGGTGGAGGCCCGCTCGACCGGCGCCGGCGGGTTCGCCCTGGTCACCCCGGCCGACGTGGCCGCCGAGACCCGGCGCACCGTGGAGGGCCGGCTCATCTGGTCCGCGGTGGCCGGACTGCTCGCCGCCGTGCTGATCGGGCTGCTGATCGCCCGGGTGGTGTCGGCCCCGCTGCGGCGCACCGCCGACCTGGCCCGGGACATGGGCCACGGCGCCCGGGACGTGCGGGTCCCGGTCGCCGGACCGCGGGAGGTCGCCGACGTCTCGATCGCGGTGAACGAGCTGGCCGATGCGTTGCAGCACAGCGAATCCCGGCAACGGGACTTCCTGGCCTCGGTCTCCCACGAGCTGCGCACCCCGCTGGCCGGGATCAGCGGGCAGGCGCAGGCCCTGGCCGACGGCCTGGTCGCCCCGGCCGAGCAGGCCGAGGTCGGCCGGAGCATCGGCGCCGAGGCCGCGCGGATGAACCGGCTGGTCGGCGACCTGCTCGACCTGGCCCGGCTGGGCGCCGACCAGTTCACCCTGGACGTCCAGCCGGTCGACCTGACCGCCCTGCTGACCGAGATGGCCCGGGTCTGGCGCCCCCGCTGCGAGGCCGCCGGCATCCCGCTGATCGTCGAGGTCCCGTCGCATCCGGTGCCGGCCCGGACCGATCCGCGGCGGCTGCGTCAGGTGCTGGACGGGTTGGCCGAGAACGCGCTGCGGCAGCTGGCGCCCGGCCAGGTGCTGGTGCTGTCCCTGGTCGCCGGACCGGGTGCGGCCACGCTGGCGGTACGCGACGGCGGCCCCGGATTGACGGCCGAGGACTATCCGGTCGCGTTCGTGCCGGGGGAGCTGCACCGCCGCTACCGCGGGCGGCGACCCACCGGCGCCGGGCTGGGCCTGGCCCTGGCCCACGGCCTGCTGCAACGCCTCGGCGCCACCATCACTGCCGGCCCGGCCCCGGAGGGTGGGGTGGCCATGACGATCGGGCTGCCGACGGGCACGATGGGGACGTGACCGAGGACCGCGGGCCGGCCGATTCGCCCGCCGAGCTGCTGGCCGGGGCCCGCGTGTTCTCGGTGCCGATGGTGCACCGGTTCCGTGGCGTGACGGTGCGCGAGGGCGTGCTGCTGCCCGGGCCGGCCGGCTGGGGCGAGTTCGCGCCGTTCCGCGACTACTCCGACGAGCAGTGCGTGCCGTGGCTGCGGGCGGCGATCGAGTCGGCCACCGTCGGCTGGCCCGAGCCGCGGCGCGACCGGGTGCCGGTCAACATCATCGTCCCGGTCATCGACCCGGCCCGGGCGGCGGATCTGGTCGCCGCGTCGGGGTGCCGGACGGCCAAGGTCAAGGTGGCCGACCCGGGGATGGAACTGGCGGCCGACCTGGACCGGGTGGCGGCGGTGCGCCGGGCGCTCGGCCCGACCGGGGCGATCCGGATCGACGCCAACGGGGCCTGGACCGTGGCCGAGGCGATCCCGGCCATCGCCCGGCTGGACGAGGCCGCCGAGGGGCTGGAGTACGTCGAGCAGCCCTGCCGCACCCTGGCCGAGCTGGCCGAGCTGCGGCTGCGGGTCCGGCCCAAGATCGCCGCCGACGAGTCGATCCGCGGGGCCGCCGACCCGGCCGCGGTGCGGCTGGCCGACGCGGCCGACGTGGCCATCGTCAAGGTCGCGCCGCTGGGCGGGGTGCGCGCGGCGCTGCGGATCGCGCAGGGCGCCGGAGTGCCCGCGGTGGTGTCCTCGGCGGTGGACAGCGCGGTCGGGCTGACCGCCGGCATCGCCCTGGCCGCGGCGTTGCCCGAGTTGCCCTACGCCTGCGGGCTCGGCACGGGCGTGCTGCTGGCCGACGACGTGTGCGGCCGGCCGCCCCGGCCCGTGGACGGGGCGCTCGAGGTCGTCACCCGGGCACCGGATCCGGATCGGATCGACGAGGTGGCCGCCGGCGCCGAGGCGACGGCGTACTGGCGGGACCGGCTGCGCCGGGTGGCGCTGATCACCCAGGCGCTCACGCAGGGCAGGACTTAGGTCACTGGCCGCAGCGGATCCGGCCCACCATCATCGGTCCATGACCGAGACCCTCGTCCCCGTGACCCCCATGGCTCCCGACGCGTGCTGGGACCTGCTGCGCGGAAATCAGTTCGGCCGCCTCGCCCTGGCCGTCGGGAACGAGCCGGAGATCTTCCCGATCAACTACGTGGTGCAGCGCGGCACCCTGGTGTTCCGGACGGCGCCGGGCACCAAGCTGGCCGCGCTCACGGTCAACGATGTCGTCGCCCTGGAGATCGACGGATTCGACCAGGAATCCGGATGGAGCGTGGTGGTCAAGGGCCACGCGCATCCGACCGAATGGGGCGAGGACTTCGAGGACGCGGCCAACTCTGGCTTGCGGCCATGGGTGGCCACCGTCAAGCAGGTGTTCGTGCGGATCCAGCCCAGCCACGTCAGCGGGCGCAGCTTCGTCTTCGGCCCGGAGCCCGAGGCGCTCTGATCCGCTCGTCGGCCGGCGTCGGGGGCGCTCAGCCGGCCCCGATCGGCAGCGGCACGTCGTCGCCGAGCCGGTGCCGGGCGACGAAGCGGAACCGGTCGCCCCGGAACACCGACCGGGTCCACTCCACGATCTGCCCGTTCTCGGCCCACCCCGTGCGGTGCACCAGCAGCATCGGCAACCCGGTGTCCACCCCCAGCAGCGACGCCTCGACCGGGTCGGCCAGCGCGGTCTCCACCACGTCCTCGACCGCGGCGATCTCGATCCCGAACACCTCGCGCAGGGTCCGGTAGAGCGAACCGCGCCATTGCAACTCGTTGCCCAGGTCCGGCAACGGGCCAGGCAGGTGCGCGATCTCGTGCGCGATCGGCTCGTCGCCGGCGGTGCGCAGCCGCTCCACCCGGTGGAAGCTCGCGCCGGGGTCGATGCCCAGGTGCCGGGCCACCTGCTCGTCGGCCGGCCGCTCGGTGATCCCCAGCAGGACGCTGCCCGGCTGCCAGCCCTCCTCCTGCAGGTCCTGGGAGAACGAGGTCAGTTGCCGGACCTGCATCAACTTGGGCTCGGCGACGAAGGTGCCACGGCCCTGGGTCCGCTCCAGCCGGCCGTCGACGACGAGTTCGGCGATGGCCTGCCGGACCGTCGTGCGGGAGGTGCCGAACCGTTCGGCCAGCTCGCGTTCGGTCGGCACCGGGGACCCGGGCGCCAACCCGGCGATGAGCTCCAGGATCTGGCTCTTCACCTGGTAGTACTTCGGCACCTTCAGCACGGACGGCCCCTCGTGGTCCTCGGCCAGCGGCAATGGTCTACGCCAATCACTCTAGCGGCCGATTCTCCATGGCGGCCCGCGGCCCGAACGTCAGGCCGGATCGAGCAGGTCCGGCGAGCCGCCGCCGAAAGGATGATCGACGACGTACTGCCAGCGGCCGCCGGGTTGCCGTCGGAGGACCTCGGCGGTGACGCCCCGCAGCACGACGGGCCGGCCATCGGCGTCGCGGCCGCCCTCCATGTGGAAGGCAACACTGCTCAGGGCCAGGTCGCCACTGACCAGCCAGTGCCGGGGGGTGAAGTGCAGCGTCCCGCCCAGGCCGAGGAACCATTCCAGGGCGGCGCGGATGGCGCGGGTGCCCTGAACCGGCTCGGCGCCCGGGCCGGGAACCAGCACGGCGTCGGGTTCGTACATGCCCATCAGGGTGTCCAGATCGCCGGCATTGAAGGCGGCGGCCCATTCCCGGTTGAGCGCGTGCGGCAGTTCGGTGGTGGTCACGGGGGTCTCCTCGGTGCGGTTGGGATCGGTGCGGTTGGGATCGGTGTGGTTGGGATCGGTCAGGGTCGGGGCGTGCCGTGCAGGCGGCGGGCGTAGCGCGCGTAGATCCGCGGGGCCAGCAACGGCACGATGCCTCGGGCCGGCGGCGGCGCGGACTCGAGCATGGTCCGCAGCACGTCGGGATCGCCTTCGTAGGCGAACATCCCGAACACCAACAGCATCTTCGACTTCGGCACCGACGCGGCTCCGGCCGCACCGACCGCGGCCCACTGGGCCGGGGTCAGGTGGGCGGCAGCCAACGGCAGGAGTTCGCGTTCCTCGGTGTCCAGGTGCGTGACCAGCAGCCCCAGCAGCTCGTCCAGCGCGGTGATCAGCAAGTCCCGACTCGCGTCGTCGACGTCGGTGGTCCAGCGCTGCCGGGCGCGGCCGACCCGTTCGAGAGCGCGGTCGATGTCGGTGTGCTGGGCTTGCGCCTCCTCGAGGCGGGCCAGATCGTCGGCGGTGAGCAGCGCGCGCAGCGGCGGCCACAGCAGCTCGTCCTCGCCGGTGTGGTGGTGGTGCAGGAGATCGCACATCAGCTGCAGGTGGGCGTCGACCCGCCGGGCGGCCCGGTGCGCGCCGGTGGGGACCCGGGCAACGGCCCGCGGGGCGAGCCGGAACTCCCGCAGCATCGCGGTGTGCACGACGATCATGTCGCGCACGTCGACCAAGGGATTCTCGACGGCCGTCGGGGCCGGGCTGAGCCGTGGGTCCAGCCGGCGCGGCGTCATGGGTTCGTGCTCGAGGTCACGGCCGGCGGGTTGTTCGGAGCGGGTGTTCGTCATGCGGCAAGCGTCGCCATCGGCCGCCGGAGCGGACATTCCAAGAACTTGGGATCTTGCCCGCGGGGTCGATCCGTCGATGATGGTCAGGTGCACACACCGTGGCGGCCGTTGCCCGACCTGCTCGCCGAAGCCACCGTCGCCGATCTGCACGTGTCGGCGTTGGCGGACCTGGTGTACGCATCGGTGGCTCGCTACGTCCGGTACGACTTCGGATGTCTGGCCGTCACCGATCCGGCCAGCTGGGTGGTCACCTGGGCGTCGAAGACCCGGTCGTTGGGGGTGGGCGACGAGGAGTTCGCCGCCGTGGAATACGGGCCACCGGACCTGAACTCCTTTGCCGAGATCGCCCGCCGGACCCCGCCGGTCGGGGCGTTGTGGCTGGACACCGGCGGCCATCCGGAGCGGTGTCGGCGGCACCGCGAATTCATGCGGCCCCGGTTCGGGTTCACCGACGAACTACGGGTGGTGTTCCCCAGCCGGGGGGTGATCTGGGGCGGGATGGCCCTCTACCGCGCTCATGACGAGCCACCGTTCAACGAGGGCGACGTCGATCAGCTGGCCGGGGTCGCCGGTCTGCTGGGTGCAGCGCTGGCCCGGAGCCTGTTCCGGCCCATGCCGCACCCGGAGGCCGCCGGCACGCCGCTGCAGGCCGTGCTGATCGTCGACCGCGCCGACCAGGTCACCCATCTCACGTCCTCGGCCGACGCCGCCGTGGCCGAGCTCGGCGGGTGGGACCACGGCTCGCTGCCGGCCAGCGTGCTCACTCTGGTGGCCACGACCCGGACTCGCGGAGAGCCGGCGCAGACGGTGGCCCATACGCCCTCGGGCCGGTGGCTGCGCCTGCGGGCCGCACCGCTGTCCGGACCGGACGGCGGCGACACGGTCGTCACCATCGATCCCACACCCCGGGCCGCCCTGAGCCGGCTCGCCCTGGCCGCCCACGGACTGACGGCCCGGGAGGAGGACGTCGCGCTGCTGGTCCTGCAGGGGGCCAGCACCCAATCGATCGCGTCCGCCCTGCACCTGTCGCCGCACACCGTGCAGGATCATCTGAAGAAGATCT
This genomic window from Nakamurella multipartita DSM 44233 contains:
- a CDS encoding YybH family protein; its protein translation is MTTTELPHALNREWAAAFNAGDLDTLMGMYEPDAVLVPGPGAEPVQGTRAIRAALEWFLGLGGTLHFTPRHWLVSGDLALSSVAFHMEGGRDADGRPVVLRGVTAEVLRRQPGGRWQYVVDHPFGGGSPDLLDPA
- a CDS encoding helix-turn-helix transcriptional regulator gives rise to the protein MHTPWRPLPDLLAEATVADLHVSALADLVYASVARYVRYDFGCLAVTDPASWVVTWASKTRSLGVGDEEFAAVEYGPPDLNSFAEIARRTPPVGALWLDTGGHPERCRRHREFMRPRFGFTDELRVVFPSRGVIWGGMALYRAHDEPPFNEGDVDQLAGVAGLLGAALARSLFRPMPHPEAAGTPLQAVLIVDRADQVTHLTSSADAAVAELGGWDHGSLPASVLTLVATTRTRGEPAQTVAHTPSGRWLRLRAAPLSGPDGGDTVVTIDPTPRAALSRLALAAHGLTAREEDVALLVLQGASTQSIASALHLSPHTVQDHLKKIFGKVGVSSRRDLTARLTLG
- a CDS encoding hemerythrin domain-containing protein, with the translated sequence MTNTRSEQPAGRDLEHEPMTPRRLDPRLSPAPTAVENPLVDVRDMIVVHTAMLREFRLAPRAVARVPTGAHRAARRVDAHLQLMCDLLHHHHTGEDELLWPPLRALLTADDLARLEEAQAQHTDIDRALERVGRARQRWTTDVDDASRDLLITALDELLGLLVTHLDTEERELLPLAAAHLTPAQWAAVGAAGAASVPKSKMLLVFGMFAYEGDPDVLRTMLESAPPPARGIVPLLAPRIYARYARRLHGTPRP
- a CDS encoding o-succinylbenzoate synthase → MTEDRGPADSPAELLAGARVFSVPMVHRFRGVTVREGVLLPGPAGWGEFAPFRDYSDEQCVPWLRAAIESATVGWPEPRRDRVPVNIIVPVIDPARAADLVAASGCRTAKVKVADPGMELAADLDRVAAVRRALGPTGAIRIDANGAWTVAEAIPAIARLDEAAEGLEYVEQPCRTLAELAELRLRVRPKIAADESIRGAADPAAVRLADAADVAIVKVAPLGGVRAALRIAQGAGVPAVVSSAVDSAVGLTAGIALAAALPELPYACGLGTGVLLADDVCGRPPRPVDGALEVVTRAPDPDRIDEVAAGAEATAYWRDRLRRVALITQALTQGRT
- a CDS encoding GntR family transcriptional regulator, with protein sequence MLKVPKYYQVKSQILELIAGLAPGSPVPTERELAERFGTSRTTVRQAIAELVVDGRLERTQGRGTFVAEPKLMQVRQLTSFSQDLQEEGWQPGSVLLGITERPADEQVARHLGIDPGASFHRVERLRTAGDEPIAHEIAHLPGPLPDLGNELQWRGSLYRTLREVFGIEIAAVEDVVETALADPVEASLLGVDTGLPMLLVHRTGWAENGQIVEWTRSVFRGDRFRFVARHRLGDDVPLPIGAG
- a CDS encoding sensor histidine kinase; translation: MSGAGGRARTSLAVRVTLLVIAVAVLVAAVAAVAGVLLVRRSLLDISSEALSDRANLVQAQITADPARADAVLAATATALGGQDTRVVLIAADGTLSGASPVAVRAAQQAGATGAVAGRSVSGRATTGGELQLVEARSTGAGGFALVTPADVAAETRRTVEGRLIWSAVAGLLAAVLIGLLIARVVSAPLRRTADLARDMGHGARDVRVPVAGPREVADVSIAVNELADALQHSESRQRDFLASVSHELRTPLAGISGQAQALADGLVAPAEQAEVGRSIGAEAARMNRLVGDLLDLARLGADQFTLDVQPVDLTALLTEMARVWRPRCEAAGIPLIVEVPSHPVPARTDPRRLRQVLDGLAENALRQLAPGQVLVLSLVAGPGAATLAVRDGGPGLTAEDYPVAFVPGELHRRYRGRRPTGAGLGLALAHGLLQRLGATITAGPAPEGGVAMTIGLPTGTMGT
- a CDS encoding pyridoxamine 5'-phosphate oxidase family protein; the encoded protein is MTETLVPVTPMAPDACWDLLRGNQFGRLALAVGNEPEIFPINYVVQRGTLVFRTAPGTKLAALTVNDVVALEIDGFDQESGWSVVVKGHAHPTEWGEDFEDAANSGLRPWVATVKQVFVRIQPSHVSGRSFVFGPEPEAL